A region from the Microcella frigidaquae genome encodes:
- the map gene encoding type I methionyl aminopeptidase → MPRDDSGHLVAGRLSPQRTVPLSIPRPEYVGKPMPAPHVGGDVYDAETIELIRHSGRIAAQAVEAVGAAIAPGVTTDELDRIAHEFLLDHDAYPSTLGYRGFPKSCCTSLNEVICHGIPDDTVIAEGDIVNIDITAYKNGVHGDLNKTFIAGTPSEDARLLVERTQEALNRGIKAVAPGRQINVIGRAIEAYAKRFGYGVVRDFTGHGVGRSFHSGLIVPHYDAAPDYATVMEVGMVFTIEPMLTLGTIEWDLWADDWTVTTKDKSLSAQFEHTLVVTERGAEILTLP, encoded by the coding sequence ATGCCTCGCGACGACTCTGGTCACCTCGTCGCCGGGCGACTCTCCCCGCAGCGCACCGTGCCGCTGAGCATCCCGCGCCCCGAGTACGTGGGCAAGCCGATGCCCGCCCCGCACGTCGGCGGCGACGTCTACGACGCTGAGACGATCGAGCTCATCCGCCACAGCGGACGCATCGCCGCGCAGGCCGTCGAAGCCGTCGGTGCGGCAATCGCGCCCGGCGTGACGACCGACGAGCTCGACCGCATCGCCCACGAGTTCCTGCTCGACCACGACGCCTACCCCTCGACCCTCGGCTACCGCGGCTTTCCGAAGTCGTGCTGCACGAGCCTCAACGAGGTCATCTGCCACGGCATCCCCGACGACACCGTCATCGCCGAGGGCGACATCGTGAACATCGACATCACCGCCTACAAGAACGGCGTGCACGGCGACCTCAACAAGACCTTCATCGCCGGAACCCCGAGCGAGGATGCGCGCCTGCTCGTCGAGCGCACGCAGGAGGCCCTCAACCGCGGCATCAAGGCCGTGGCGCCCGGCCGCCAGATCAACGTGATCGGCCGCGCGATCGAGGCCTACGCGAAGCGCTTCGGCTACGGCGTCGTGCGCGACTTCACCGGCCACGGGGTCGGGCGCTCGTTCCACTCCGGGCTCATCGTGCCGCACTACGACGCCGCGCCCGACTACGCCACGGTGATGGAGGTGGGCATGGTGTTCACGATCGAGCCCATGCTGACCCTCGGCACGATCGAGTGGGACCTCTGGGCCGACGACTGGACGGTCACGACAAAGGACAAGTCGCTCAGCGCCCAGTTCGAGCACACGCTCGTCGTGACCGAGCGCGGCGCCGAGATCCTGACGCTGCCCTGA
- a CDS encoding methionine aminopeptidase — translation MAEHDDKHWWYNHKTGEVEQGPQSLGSDRDGPYASEADARRAPEIARERARAWAADEEE, via the coding sequence ATGGCCGAGCACGACGACAAGCACTGGTGGTACAACCACAAGACCGGCGAGGTCGAGCAGGGCCCGCAGTCGCTCGGCAGCGACCGCGACGGCCCCTACGCGAGCGAGGCCGACGCCCGCCGCGCCCCCGAGATCGCGCGCGAGCGCGCCCGCGCGTGGGCGGCCGACGAAGAGGAATAA
- the panB gene encoding 3-methyl-2-oxobutanoate hydroxymethyltransferase, translating into MAEAPKRVRTRHFARAKEQGIKITGLTSYDVLTAQIFDEAGIDFLLVGDSAGNTVLGYDTTLPVTIDDLIPLTRGVVNGVSRALVVADMPFGSYETGPEEALHTAFRFMKETGAHAVKLEGGVRSAKQIRRIVSAGIPVMAHIGFTPQSEHGLGGHVIQGRGEAAEQLLADAHAVEEAGAFAVVLEMIPAEVAKRITAELSIPTISVGGGPHCDGQLVVWTDWAGLTGGRIPKFVKQYANLRQVLRDAALAYKADVESGAYPDEAHSYSDESAEQALRDRTD; encoded by the coding sequence ATGGCTGAGGCACCGAAGCGCGTCCGCACCCGTCACTTCGCGAGAGCGAAAGAGCAAGGGATCAAGATCACCGGGCTCACGTCGTACGACGTGCTCACGGCGCAGATCTTCGATGAGGCGGGCATCGACTTCCTGCTCGTCGGCGACTCGGCGGGCAACACCGTGCTCGGCTACGACACGACGCTGCCCGTCACGATCGACGACCTCATCCCGCTCACGCGCGGCGTCGTCAACGGCGTCAGTCGCGCCCTCGTCGTCGCCGACATGCCCTTCGGCTCGTACGAGACGGGGCCCGAAGAGGCCCTGCACACGGCGTTCCGGTTCATGAAAGAGACGGGCGCGCACGCCGTGAAGCTCGAGGGCGGGGTGCGGTCGGCCAAGCAGATTCGCCGCATCGTGTCGGCGGGCATCCCGGTCATGGCCCACATCGGCTTCACGCCGCAGAGCGAGCACGGGCTCGGCGGCCACGTCATCCAGGGCCGCGGCGAGGCGGCCGAGCAGCTTCTCGCCGACGCGCACGCGGTCGAGGAAGCCGGCGCGTTCGCCGTCGTGCTCGAGATGATCCCGGCCGAGGTCGCGAAGCGCATTACGGCCGAGCTGTCGATTCCGACGATCAGCGTCGGCGGCGGCCCGCACTGCGACGGCCAGCTCGTCGTCTGGACCGACTGGGCCGGGCTGACCGGCGGGCGCATCCCGAAGTTCGTCAAGCAGTACGCCAACCTGCGGCAGGTGCTGCGGGATGCGGCGCTCGCGTACAAGGCCGACGTCGAGTCGGGCGCCTACCCCGACGAGGCGCACAGCTACAGCGACGAGAGCGCCGAGCAGGCCCTGCGCGACCGCACCGACTAG
- a CDS encoding NAD+ synthase → MPRLRLALGQSNPVVGDLAGNAEQIVAAARAAAAQGADLLALGEMALTGYPIEDLASRPSFLVDAGTAVTALAARLEAEGLGHLPVVVGHPDGPHEPRLLGTSNAPTAIAQNCASVLQGGRIVARYAKHHLPNYGVFDEYRIFIPGDELLVLRLGGVDVALIICEDLWRDGGPVGRVLESDAGVLLVINASPFERDKDEVRLPLVTRRAVETDTVVAYVNIVGGQDDLVFDGDSVVVDGQGGILARAPQFSEHLLVVDVEAAAATDTELPPNVRRVKLAGGGAPSEHPVPADIAVLPDDREQLWNALVTGTRDYVRKNGFRSVILGLSGGIDSSVCAAIAADAIGAENVYGVSMPSRWSSDHSRSDADDLAERIGLHYSVEPIADLVAPVETQLALDGVAAENLQARIRAIILMGLSNMHGHLVLTTGNKTELAVGYSTIYGDSVGGFAPIKDVPKMLVWELARWRNEAAQARGETPPIPENSIVKPPSAELRPGQVDQDTLPPYEVLDAILDAYVGRELGRDDVVALGFDAATVDFVTRLVDRAEWKRRQGAIGPKISGMAFGRDRRMPITYRPTR, encoded by the coding sequence ATGCCCCGCCTGCGCTTGGCTCTCGGCCAGTCGAACCCCGTCGTCGGCGACCTCGCCGGAAATGCCGAGCAGATCGTCGCAGCGGCGCGAGCGGCGGCCGCGCAGGGCGCCGATCTGCTCGCCCTCGGCGAGATGGCGCTCACCGGCTACCCCATCGAGGACCTGGCCTCGCGACCGTCGTTCCTCGTGGACGCAGGGACGGCCGTCACCGCCCTCGCCGCACGGCTCGAGGCCGAGGGTCTCGGACACCTCCCGGTCGTCGTCGGGCATCCCGACGGCCCGCACGAGCCGCGGCTGCTCGGCACGTCGAACGCGCCCACCGCGATCGCCCAGAACTGCGCGAGCGTGCTGCAGGGCGGCCGCATCGTCGCCCGCTACGCCAAGCACCACCTGCCCAACTACGGGGTGTTCGACGAGTACCGCATCTTCATCCCGGGCGACGAGCTGCTCGTGCTGCGGCTCGGCGGCGTCGACGTCGCGCTCATCATCTGTGAAGACCTCTGGCGCGACGGCGGGCCGGTCGGCCGCGTGCTCGAGTCGGACGCGGGCGTGCTGCTCGTCATCAACGCCTCGCCCTTCGAGCGCGACAAGGACGAGGTGCGGCTGCCGCTCGTCACGCGCCGCGCGGTCGAGACCGACACCGTCGTGGCCTACGTGAACATCGTCGGTGGGCAGGACGACCTCGTGTTCGACGGCGACAGCGTCGTCGTCGACGGGCAGGGCGGCATCCTCGCCCGTGCCCCCCAGTTCTCGGAGCACCTGCTGGTGGTCGACGTCGAGGCGGCCGCGGCCACCGACACCGAGCTGCCCCCGAACGTCCGGCGGGTCAAGCTCGCGGGTGGCGGGGCCCCGAGCGAGCATCCCGTGCCGGCGGACATCGCCGTGTTGCCGGATGACCGCGAGCAGCTCTGGAACGCCCTCGTCACCGGCACGCGCGACTACGTGCGCAAGAACGGCTTCCGCAGCGTGATCCTGGGCCTGTCGGGCGGCATCGACTCGAGCGTGTGCGCGGCCATCGCGGCCGATGCCATCGGGGCCGAGAACGTCTACGGCGTCTCGATGCCCTCGCGCTGGAGCTCCGACCACTCGCGCAGCGACGCCGACGACCTCGCCGAGCGAATCGGGCTGCACTACTCGGTCGAGCCGATCGCCGACCTCGTGGCGCCGGTCGAGACCCAGCTCGCGCTCGACGGCGTCGCGGCCGAGAACCTGCAGGCGCGCATCCGGGCGATCATCCTCATGGGGCTGTCGAACATGCACGGGCACCTCGTGCTCACGACGGGCAACAAGACCGAGCTCGCCGTCGGCTACTCGACGATCTACGGCGACTCGGTCGGCGGGTTCGCACCGATCAAGGATGTTCCGAAGATGCTCGTGTGGGAGCTCGCGCGCTGGCGCAACGAGGCGGCGCAGGCGCGCGGCGAGACCCCGCCTATTCCGGAGAACTCCATCGTGAAGCCGCCGAGCGCCGAGCTGCGGCCCGGCCAGGTCGACCAGGACACCTTGCCGCCCTACGAGGTGCTCGACGCGATCCTCGACGCCTACGTGGGGCGCGAGCTCGGGCGCGACGACGTCGTGGCCCTGGGCTTCGATGCCGCGACCGTCGACTTCGTCACGCGGCTCGTCGATCGCGCCGAGTGGAAGCGCCGGCAGGGCGCGATCGGGCCGAAGATCTCGGGCATGGCCTTCGGTCGTGACCGGCGGATGCCGATTACCTACCGCCCGACTCGCTGA
- a CDS encoding glutamine synthetase family protein produces MDKQRDFVLRTIEERGVKFVRLWFTDVVGTLKMVAVAPAEVEGAFAEGLGFDGSAIEGFSRAYEADVLAHPDPTTFQILPWRGEVDPTARMFCDITTPDGQPAAADPRHVLKRTLAKAAERGFTFYTHPEIEFYLLKSSKYGPEGPQPVDAAGYFDNVPGGTAHDFRRRAVRMLEDLGISVEFSHHEAGPGQNEIDLRYADALTTADNIMTFRTVVKEVAIEQGVYATFMPKPLAAHPGSGMHTHLSLFEGDTNAFFDPAGQYQLSTIGRQFVAGLLTHAPEITAVTNQFVNSYKRLWTGDEAPSYVTWGHNNRSALVRVPLYKPGKGQSARVEYRGMDSAANPYLAFSLLLAAGLKGIEEGYELPPEAENTVWELSEAERRALGYKPLPSSLDRALGLMEESELVAATLGEQVFNYVLLNKRRDWAAYRAQVTPFELESNLEIL; encoded by the coding sequence ATGGACAAGCAGCGCGACTTCGTTCTCCGCACGATCGAGGAGCGCGGGGTCAAGTTCGTGCGACTGTGGTTCACCGACGTCGTCGGCACGCTCAAGATGGTCGCGGTCGCCCCAGCCGAGGTCGAGGGCGCGTTCGCCGAGGGCCTCGGCTTCGACGGCTCGGCCATCGAGGGCTTCTCGCGGGCCTACGAGGCCGACGTTCTCGCGCACCCCGACCCGACGACGTTCCAGATCCTGCCCTGGCGCGGCGAGGTCGACCCGACCGCGCGCATGTTCTGCGACATCACCACCCCCGACGGTCAGCCGGCAGCAGCCGACCCGCGCCACGTGCTCAAGCGCACGCTCGCCAAGGCCGCCGAGCGGGGCTTCACGTTCTACACCCACCCCGAGATCGAGTTCTACCTGCTGAAGAGCAGCAAGTACGGCCCGGAGGGCCCGCAGCCGGTCGACGCGGCGGGCTACTTCGACAACGTTCCCGGCGGCACGGCCCACGACTTCCGTCGTCGCGCGGTGCGCATGCTGGAGGACCTCGGCATCTCCGTCGAGTTCAGCCACCACGAGGCCGGGCCCGGTCAGAACGAGATCGACCTGCGGTACGCCGACGCCCTGACGACGGCCGACAACATCATGACCTTCCGCACGGTCGTGAAGGAGGTCGCCATCGAGCAGGGCGTGTACGCCACGTTCATGCCCAAGCCGCTGGCCGCGCATCCCGGATCGGGCATGCACACGCACCTCTCGCTCTTCGAGGGCGACACGAACGCGTTCTTCGACCCGGCCGGCCAGTACCAGCTGTCGACCATCGGCCGGCAGTTCGTCGCGGGCCTGCTGACTCACGCCCCCGAGATCACGGCGGTCACCAACCAGTTCGTCAACTCGTACAAGCGGCTGTGGACGGGCGACGAGGCCCCGAGCTACGTGACCTGGGGCCACAACAACCGCTCGGCCCTCGTGCGCGTGCCGCTCTACAAGCCCGGCAAGGGGCAGAGCGCGCGCGTCGAGTACCGCGGCATGGATTCGGCGGCGAACCCCTACCTCGCCTTCTCGCTGCTGCTCGCCGCGGGGCTCAAGGGCATTGAGGAGGGCTACGAGCTGCCGCCCGAGGCCGAGAACACGGTGTGGGAGCTCAGCGAGGCCGAGCGCCGCGCCCTCGGCTACAAGCCGCTGCCGTCGAGCCTCGACCGTGCGCTGGGCCTCATGGAGGAGAGCGAGCTCGTCGCCGCGACGCTCGGCGAGCAGGTGTTCAACTACGTGCTGCTCAACAAGCGCCGCGACTGGGCGGCGTACCGCGCGCAGGTCACGCCGTTCGAGCTCGAGAGCAACCTCGAGATCCTCTAG
- a CDS encoding bifunctional [glutamine synthetase] adenylyltransferase/[glutamine synthetase]-adenylyl-L-tyrosine phosphorylase, which yields MSRPPSTLSDLARLGFAELSAARATLGDLDEHLEAFGAAADPDRALRLLVRLREQHPDALRPVLADPSWAARVIRILGASEGLGEFLRRRPDALAALRSPLDELPEPAALRRELVAAVDSVLTAAGPTGKPEPEAARTALRARYRHWVLRVADWDLAQPDAVEALPAVAAALADLAGAALEAALVLARAVSTFPTEDVARTRLAIIGMGKAGARELNYISDVDVIYVAEGADGLENGRAVEIATRLAAETARVIGEPGIEPPLWEVDANLRPEGKDGALVRTLESHVAYYERWAKSWEFQALLKSRPLAGDAELGERYTASVHPFVWASSQRPGFVESVQRMRERVTEHIPADEVDVQLKLGPGGLRDVEFTIQLLQLVHGAYDDRVRQGDTLGALGALAEHGYIGREEAASFSGDYRRLRVIEHRVQLDRMTRTHLMPRDPERLRVLARATGVALTAEELTDRWQQTKIAVRSLHEKLFYRPLLSAVAALPEEGLALTSDQAEARLAAIGFVDARGALRHIAALTSGVSRRAQIQRTLLPVILQWLAEGADPDYGLLAFRRLSEDLGESYWFLRMLRDSSGAAQRLTSVLAASRYVGGLFERIPEGAAWLESVDELRPRPLPALLDEARATVDRHADDVDAAAKALRTARRREVLRLALAGILDVITVQELGRGLADVTTALLSGTLSLCHPAGDGIEFAIVAMGRYGGAELGFGSDADVMYVYRDAGAGDDAQKRAERIVHELKRLTEDLRLPLDLDIDLRPEGRNGAIVRSLDSYRAYYERWSLTWEAQALLRARAVAGDPALQEDFTRLADTVRYPAAFGEAEAREVRRIKARVEAERLPQAADPARHLKLGRGSLSDVEWFVQLLQLQHGAALPALATTSTLDALQAAADAELVSPADAERLRAAWLIASRARSALTLWSAKTGDVLPLDRAQLEGVARLMGYPAGAASQLEEDYLRTTRLARQVFEKGFYGTS from the coding sequence ATGTCCCGCCCGCCCTCCACGCTCTCCGACCTCGCCCGCCTGGGCTTCGCCGAGCTGAGCGCCGCCCGAGCGACCCTCGGCGACCTCGACGAGCATCTCGAGGCATTCGGGGCCGCCGCCGACCCCGACCGAGCGCTGCGGCTCCTCGTGCGGCTGCGCGAACAGCATCCGGATGCCCTCCGCCCGGTGCTCGCCGACCCGTCCTGGGCGGCGCGGGTCATCCGCATCCTCGGCGCGAGCGAGGGCCTGGGCGAGTTCCTGCGCCGCCGCCCCGACGCGCTCGCCGCCCTGCGGAGTCCGCTCGACGAGCTGCCCGAGCCGGCCGCGCTGCGGCGCGAGCTCGTCGCGGCGGTCGACTCCGTGCTCACCGCCGCCGGTCCGACCGGCAAGCCCGAGCCGGAGGCCGCCCGCACCGCGCTGCGCGCCCGCTACCGGCACTGGGTGCTGCGGGTCGCCGACTGGGATCTCGCCCAGCCCGACGCGGTCGAGGCGCTGCCCGCGGTCGCGGCGGCCCTCGCCGACCTCGCCGGGGCCGCCCTGGAGGCCGCGCTGGTGCTGGCGCGGGCCGTCAGCACCTTCCCGACCGAGGACGTCGCGCGCACCCGGCTCGCGATCATCGGCATGGGCAAGGCGGGGGCTCGCGAGCTCAACTACATCAGCGACGTCGACGTCATCTACGTGGCCGAGGGGGCGGATGGGCTCGAGAACGGCCGTGCCGTCGAGATCGCCACCCGGCTCGCCGCCGAGACCGCTCGCGTAATCGGCGAGCCCGGCATCGAGCCCCCGCTGTGGGAGGTCGACGCCAACCTGCGCCCCGAGGGCAAGGACGGCGCACTCGTGCGCACCCTCGAGTCGCACGTGGCCTACTACGAACGCTGGGCGAAGAGCTGGGAGTTCCAGGCGCTGCTGAAGTCGCGGCCGCTGGCCGGCGACGCCGAGCTGGGGGAGCGCTACACCGCGAGCGTGCATCCCTTCGTCTGGGCGAGCTCGCAACGGCCCGGCTTCGTCGAATCCGTGCAGCGGATGCGCGAACGGGTCACCGAGCACATCCCGGCCGACGAGGTCGACGTGCAGCTCAAGCTCGGGCCAGGAGGCCTGCGCGACGTCGAGTTCACGATCCAGCTGCTGCAGCTCGTGCACGGGGCCTACGACGATCGCGTGCGGCAGGGCGACACGCTCGGCGCCCTCGGTGCTCTCGCAGAGCACGGCTACATCGGGAGGGAGGAAGCGGCGTCGTTCTCGGGCGACTACCGCCGCCTGCGGGTGATCGAGCACCGCGTGCAGCTCGACCGCATGACGCGCACCCACCTCATGCCCCGCGACCCGGAGCGCCTGCGTGTGCTCGCCCGGGCCACCGGCGTCGCCCTCACCGCCGAGGAGCTCACCGATCGCTGGCAGCAGACCAAGATCGCCGTGCGCTCGCTGCACGAGAAGCTGTTCTACCGGCCGCTGCTCTCCGCCGTCGCCGCTCTGCCCGAGGAGGGTCTCGCCCTCACCAGCGACCAGGCGGAGGCCCGGCTCGCCGCGATCGGCTTCGTCGACGCGCGGGGCGCTCTTCGGCACATCGCCGCCCTCACGAGCGGCGTCTCGCGGCGCGCGCAGATCCAGCGCACCCTGCTCCCGGTCATCCTGCAATGGCTCGCCGAGGGCGCGGACCCCGATTACGGGCTGCTCGCCTTCCGGCGGCTGAGCGAGGACCTGGGCGAGTCGTACTGGTTCCTCCGCATGCTCCGCGACTCGAGCGGGGCGGCGCAGCGGCTGACGAGCGTGCTCGCCGCATCCCGGTACGTCGGCGGGCTCTTCGAGCGCATTCCCGAGGGCGCGGCCTGGCTCGAGAGCGTCGACGAGCTGCGTCCGCGACCGCTGCCGGCGCTGCTCGACGAGGCGCGGGCCACCGTCGACCGGCACGCCGATGACGTCGACGCGGCCGCGAAGGCGCTGCGCACCGCCCGTCGGCGGGAGGTGCTGCGCCTCGCCCTGGCGGGCATCCTCGACGTCATCACGGTGCAGGAGCTCGGGCGCGGACTCGCCGACGTGACCACCGCCCTGCTCAGCGGCACGCTGTCGCTCTGCCACCCCGCGGGCGACGGCATCGAGTTCGCGATCGTCGCGATGGGCCGGTACGGCGGTGCCGAGCTGGGTTTCGGCTCCGACGCCGACGTCATGTACGTGTACCGCGATGCCGGGGCGGGCGACGACGCGCAGAAGCGCGCCGAGCGCATCGTGCACGAGCTCAAGCGCCTGACCGAGGACCTCCGTCTGCCGCTCGACCTCGACATCGACCTGCGGCCCGAGGGGCGCAACGGAGCGATCGTGCGGTCGCTCGACTCGTACCGCGCCTACTACGAGCGCTGGTCGCTCACCTGGGAGGCGCAGGCGCTGCTGCGCGCTCGGGCCGTCGCCGGTGACCCCGCGCTGCAGGAGGACTTCACACGGCTTGCCGACACCGTGCGCTACCCGGCCGCCTTCGGCGAGGCCGAGGCGCGCGAGGTGCGCCGCATCAAGGCGCGCGTCGAAGCCGAACGGCTGCCCCAGGCCGCCGATCCCGCGCGGCACCTCAAGCTCGGGCGGGGCTCGCTCAGCGACGTCGAGTGGTTCGTGCAGCTGCTGCAGCTGCAGCACGGGGCCGCGCTGCCGGCCCTCGCCACGACATCCACGCTCGACGCCCTCCAGGCGGCGGCGGATGCGGAGCTCGTGTCACCCGCCGACGCCGAGCGCC